Proteins from one Pseudomonas sp. KBS0710 genomic window:
- the epd gene encoding erythrose-4-phosphate dehydrogenase — MPQPRPYKVALNGYGRIGRCVLRALFERGAAAGFEIVAINDLADMASIEYLTRFDSTHGRFPGEVRVEGDCLHINGNCVQVLRSATPEGIDWKALGVDLVLECSGVYHTRADGQRFLDAGAPRVLFSQPMASEADVDATIVYGINQDCLTGDELLVSNASCTTNCSVPLLRLLDQAIGIDYVSITTIHSAMNDQPVIDAYHHEDLRRTRSAFQSVIPVSTGLARGIERLLPELAGRIQAKAVRVPTVNVSCLDITMQTVSDTDATEVNRILRDAATSGPLKGLLAYTELPHASCDFNHDPHSAIVDASQTRVSGPRLVNILAWFDNEWGFANRMLDVAGHYLHIATKQPQQ; from the coding sequence ATGCCTCAACCGCGTCCCTACAAAGTTGCACTCAACGGCTACGGCCGCATTGGTCGTTGCGTCTTGCGTGCTCTGTTCGAGCGAGGGGCGGCGGCCGGGTTTGAAATTGTGGCGATCAACGATTTGGCCGACATGGCCAGCATCGAATACCTGACACGCTTTGACTCCACTCACGGCCGCTTCCCCGGCGAAGTGCGGGTCGAGGGCGATTGTCTGCATATTAATGGCAACTGCGTGCAGGTCTTGCGCAGTGCCACTCCCGAAGGCATCGACTGGAAAGCACTGGGCGTTGACCTGGTGCTGGAGTGTTCCGGTGTCTATCACACCCGTGCCGATGGCCAGCGTTTTCTCGACGCCGGCGCACCGCGTGTGTTGTTTTCCCAGCCGATGGCCAGCGAGGCGGATGTGGACGCCACCATCGTCTACGGCATCAACCAGGATTGCCTGACCGGCGATGAGCTGCTGGTGTCCAACGCCTCCTGCACCACCAACTGCAGCGTGCCACTCTTGCGCCTGCTGGATCAGGCGATCGGCATCGATTATGTGTCGATCACCACGATTCACTCGGCGATGAACGACCAGCCGGTGATCGACGCCTATCATCATGAAGACCTGCGCCGCACGCGCTCGGCGTTCCAGTCAGTGATTCCGGTGTCTACCGGCCTGGCCCGTGGCATCGAGCGACTGTTGCCGGAACTTGCCGGGCGAATCCAGGCCAAAGCCGTACGGGTGCCGACGGTGAACGTGTCTTGCCTGGACATCACCATGCAAACCGTCAGCGACACTGACGCGACGGAGGTCAACCGGATCCTGCGCGACGCCGCCACCAGCGGCCCGCTCAAAGGCCTTTTGGCCTACACCGAGTTGCCGCACGCCAGTTGTGATTTCAACCATGACCCGCATTCGGCGATTGTCGATGCCAGCCAGACCCGTGTTTCCGGCCCCAGACTGGTGAACATCCTGGCCTGGTTCGACAACGAATGGGGCTTTGCCAACCGCATGCTGGATGTTGCAGGGCACTATCTGCACATCGCTACCAAACAACCTCAACAGTAA
- a CDS encoding phosphoglycerate kinase, with amino-acid sequence MTVLKMTDLDLQGKRVLIREDLNVPVKDGVVTSDARILASLPTIKLALEKGAAVMVCSHLGRPTEGEFSAENSLKPVAEYLSKALGRNVPLVADYLGGVDVKPGDIVLFENVRFNKGEKKNSDELAQQYAALCDVFVMDAFGTAHRAEGSTHGVAKFAKVAAAGPLLAAELDALGKALGAPAQPMAAIVAGSKVSTKLDVLNSLSTICNQLIVGGGIANTFLAAAGHPVGKSLYEPDLLDTARAIAAKVSVPLPVDVVVAKEFAESAEATVKLIADVAADDMILDIGPQTAANFAQLLKASQTILWNGPVGVFEFDQFGNGTKVLAKAIAESSAFSIAGGGDTLAAIDKYGVADQISYISTGGGAFLEFVEGKVLPAVEVLETRAKG; translated from the coding sequence ATGACCGTGTTGAAGATGACCGACCTCGATCTGCAAGGTAAGCGCGTACTGATTCGCGAAGACCTCAACGTCCCAGTCAAGGACGGTGTTGTCACCAGCGATGCGCGAATCCTGGCCTCGCTGCCGACCATCAAGCTGGCCCTGGAAAAAGGCGCGGCCGTGATGGTCTGCTCCCACCTGGGTCGCCCGACCGAAGGTGAGTTCAGCGCCGAAAACAGCCTCAAGCCTGTAGCCGAGTACCTGAGCAAGGCCCTGGGCCGTAACGTGCCGCTGGTAGCCGATTACCTGGGCGGCGTCGACGTGAAACCTGGCGATATCGTGCTGTTCGAAAACGTGCGCTTCAACAAAGGCGAGAAAAAGAACAGCGACGAACTGGCCCAGCAATACGCGGCCCTGTGCGACGTGTTCGTGATGGACGCTTTCGGCACTGCGCACCGCGCCGAAGGCTCGACCCACGGCGTGGCCAAGTTCGCTAAAGTTGCGGCGGCTGGCCCGTTGCTGGCGGCAGAGCTGGATGCATTGGGCAAGGCGCTGGGTGCTCCGGCACAACCGATGGCTGCAATCGTGGCCGGCTCCAAAGTGTCGACCAAGCTGGACGTGCTCAACAGTCTGAGCACCATCTGCAACCAACTGATCGTTGGCGGCGGCATCGCCAACACCTTCCTGGCCGCAGCCGGGCACCCGGTGGGCAAGTCGCTGTACGAGCCAGACCTGCTCGACACGGCCCGCGCCATTGCCGCCAAAGTCAGCGTGCCGCTGCCGGTGGACGTGGTAGTTGCCAAGGAATTCGCCGAAAGCGCCGAAGCCACCGTCAAGCTCATTGCTGACGTGGCGGCTGACGACATGATTCTGGATATCGGCCCACAAACCGCGGCTAACTTTGCGCAACTGCTGAAAGCCTCCCAGACCATTCTGTGGAACGGCCCGGTCGGTGTGTTTGAGTTCGACCAGTTCGGCAACGGCACCAAAGTGCTGGCCAAGGCGATTGCCGAAAGCTCGGCATTCTCCATCGCCGGCGGTGGTGACACCCTGGCCGCCATCGATAAATATGGCGTTGCTGACCAGATCTCCTACATTTCTACCGGTGGCGGCGCATTCCTCGAATTCGTCGAAGGCAAAGTGTTGCCGGCCGTTGAAGTGCTGGAAACCCGAGCCAAAGGTTAA